In a single window of the Bacteroidales bacterium genome:
- a CDS encoding AI-2E family transporter, protein MKQVFKYAGYVALVVLIGFLLYRFYFIIIWILAAAVISFFGQPITHFLDSRVHIGKFRIPHAVSAFLSVLFIILIFAGFIAIFVPMIVNQAQTISEIDVDKLTENLQQPTHWLDEKLHAFGVIDDKQTLQNFVIKQAKSYVGLGSVGTALTGFISAAGNIFIGIFSIFFISFFFIKDENMFEDDLLLFIPEKHHKATHIVVEDSKGLLKRYFIGVLAEVFSVMMLITLGLWILGIKNALLVGFFGGVMNIIPYLGPVLGSTMGLIIGITATLSGGNYNDLLPAVIKMVSVFAVVQVIDNNVLVPLIYAKSVKSHPLEIFLVIVMGGSLAGFLGMLLAVPVYTILRVIAREFFQQFRVVQKMTETMEQK, encoded by the coding sequence ATGAAACAAGTTTTTAAATACGCCGGTTACGTGGCGCTGGTGGTACTAATCGGCTTCCTCCTTTACCGGTTTTATTTTATCATTATCTGGATACTGGCTGCGGCAGTTATTTCTTTCTTCGGACAGCCGATTACGCACTTTCTTGACTCCCGGGTGCACATCGGGAAATTCAGAATTCCTCATGCTGTAAGTGCTTTCCTCTCGGTGTTGTTCATTATCCTCATATTTGCGGGCTTTATCGCCATTTTTGTACCGATGATTGTAAACCAGGCGCAAACCATTTCAGAGATTGATGTGGACAAGCTTACTGAGAATCTTCAGCAACCTACTCACTGGCTTGATGAGAAACTTCATGCATTTGGAGTAATTGACGATAAACAAACCCTTCAGAATTTTGTAATAAAACAGGCCAAATCGTATGTCGGTCTCGGTAGTGTGGGAACAGCACTTACAGGCTTTATAAGCGCAGCAGGGAACATATTTATAGGTATTTTTTCAATCTTTTTTATATCCTTTTTCTTTATCAAGGATGAAAACATGTTTGAAGACGATCTTTTGCTTTTCATCCCTGAAAAGCATCACAAAGCCACTCATATTGTGGTTGAAGATTCAAAAGGCCTCTTAAAAAGATATTTCATCGGTGTCCTTGCAGAAGTATTCAGTGTAATGATGTTAATTACCCTTGGACTGTGGATCTTAGGTATTAAAAACGCCCTGCTTGTCGGCTTTTTTGGAGGAGTCATGAATATTATCCCTTACCTGGGACCTGTTCTGGGATCCACTATGGGGCTTATCATCGGAATAACCGCTACTTTATCGGGCGGCAATTATAATGATCTTTTACCCGCGGTTATAAAAATGGTATCCGTCTTTGCTGTCGTGCAGGTGATCGACAACAATGTGCTGGTTCCGCTGATTTATGCCAAAAGCGTCAAATCGCACCCGCTCGAAATCTTCCTTGTGATTGTGATGGGCGGCAGCCTGGCTGGTTTTCTTGGCATGCTTTTGGCCGTGCCGGTTTATACCATTCTGCGTGTCATTGCCCGTGAATTTTTCCAGCAATTCAGGGTGGTTCAAAAGATGACTGAAACAATGGAACAGAAATAA
- a CDS encoding cellulase family glycosylhydrolase, with translation MKSNNRRAFLKTTAAAAAAFALSGTAAMAALSDAKPKNKLPRWKGFNLLDFFSPERPKGINHSASTEQDFKWMRDWGFDFVRIPMAYPRYLSFDPSKPITKEDFYKIDYKVVEEVEKLVEAANKYSLHVSLNLHRAPGYCINAGFNEPYNLWKDTEAQEAFNYHWGMWAERFKNVSKEKVSFDLLNEPAYREDMNDQFSKSGPLNGEQYRKVAKGAVEAIRKISPDRLIVADGNSGGHLVTPELTDLNVGQSCRGYFPHVVSHYQAPWVWKNPSDAPTPVWPGVIGGQHYGKEDVVKLYTPWIELIKQGVGVHCGECGCWKKTPHDVFLAWFEDVISILTENNIGYALWNFRGDFGILDSGRDDAPYTDWYGHKLDGKLLALLKKY, from the coding sequence ATGAAAAGCAATAACAGAAGAGCATTTCTCAAGACCACCGCTGCTGCAGCAGCCGCATTTGCCCTGAGCGGAACCGCAGCAATGGCTGCATTATCCGACGCCAAGCCCAAAAATAAGTTGCCAAGATGGAAGGGATTCAATCTTCTTGATTTTTTCAGTCCCGAAAGACCTAAAGGTATTAATCACAGTGCATCCACTGAACAAGATTTCAAATGGATGAGGGACTGGGGATTTGATTTTGTAAGAATACCGATGGCTTATCCGCGGTACCTGTCTTTTGATCCGTCAAAACCGATAACAAAAGAGGATTTCTACAAAATCGATTACAAAGTGGTTGAAGAGGTTGAAAAGCTTGTGGAAGCGGCCAATAAATACAGCCTTCACGTAAGCCTCAATTTGCACAGGGCTCCCGGTTATTGCATCAATGCAGGTTTTAATGAACCTTATAATTTATGGAAAGATACAGAAGCCCAGGAAGCTTTTAATTACCACTGGGGAATGTGGGCTGAACGATTTAAGAACGTGTCAAAGGAAAAAGTAAGCTTTGATCTGCTGAATGAGCCTGCTTACAGGGAGGATATGAATGACCAATTTTCAAAAAGCGGCCCTTTAAATGGTGAACAGTACAGGAAGGTTGCAAAAGGTGCGGTGGAGGCTATACGCAAAATTTCACCCGACCGGTTAATTGTTGCGGATGGCAACAGTGGCGGCCACCTTGTCACTCCTGAGCTCACCGACCTTAATGTGGGACAGAGCTGCAGGGGATATTTTCCGCATGTGGTGTCGCACTACCAGGCTCCCTGGGTTTGGAAGAATCCTTCCGATGCCCCTACACCGGTTTGGCCGGGTGTAATCGGGGGGCAGCATTACGGAAAGGAAGACGTGGTAAAACTTTATACTCCATGGATTGAACTCATCAAACAGGGTGTAGGTGTTCATTGCGGTGAATGCGGGTGCTGGAAGAAAACGCCGCACGATGTTTTCCTGGCATGGTTTGAGGATGTAATAAGCATCCTTACTGAAAACAACATAGGTTATGCCCTATGGAATTTCAGGGGTGATTTCGGAATTCTCGATTCCGGCAGGGACGATGCCCCGTATACCGATTGGTACGGGCATAAACTGGACGGGAAATTGCTGGCGCTGTTGAAGAAATATTAA
- a CDS encoding sugar phosphate isomerase/epimerase family protein — protein sequence MKSRRDFVKLAGTGVITAGIPSGFTMPESSSSNVDDAFKLGIAGYTFKEFTVEQAIEMMKRIKVSNLSLKDFHLPYDSSQDKINEVLHRFSDAGIMVYTLGVIYMKTKEFVDQAFHYASMAGVKMIVGAPDYELLDYVEEKVRKTGIRIAIHNHGPDNPLYPNATDIWNHIKDRDPGMGICIDIGHTVRDGKDPSADIEKYSRRIFDMHIKDVDAASKEGKTVEMGRGIIDIPKVVASLRRIKYNGMCSLEFEKDMKDPLPGIAESIGYWKGVTACRM from the coding sequence ATGAAGTCGAGGCGTGATTTTGTTAAACTGGCCGGAACGGGAGTAATAACCGCCGGAATTCCTTCAGGGTTCACCATGCCGGAATCATCATCCTCAAATGTGGATGATGCCTTTAAGCTGGGAATTGCAGGATATACATTTAAGGAATTCACCGTGGAACAGGCTATTGAAATGATGAAACGGATCAAGGTTTCCAATCTTTCACTGAAGGATTTTCACCTTCCCTACGATAGCAGCCAGGATAAAATAAATGAGGTGCTTCATAGGTTTTCGGATGCCGGAATTATGGTGTACACCCTCGGCGTTATTTATATGAAAACAAAGGAATTTGTGGACCAGGCGTTTCATTACGCTTCAATGGCCGGTGTAAAAATGATCGTTGGCGCACCCGATTATGAACTGCTGGATTATGTCGAAGAGAAAGTGCGTAAAACCGGCATCCGCATTGCCATTCATAATCATGGTCCCGACAACCCGCTGTACCCGAATGCCACAGATATCTGGAATCACATCAAAGACAGGGATCCTGGGATGGGAATCTGCATTGACATAGGCCATACGGTTCGTGATGGAAAAGATCCATCTGCAGATATTGAGAAATACAGCAGGCGCATATTCGACATGCATATAAAAGACGTGGATGCAGCCAGTAAAGAGGGTAAGACTGTTGAAATGGGCAGGGGAATCATTGACATTCCTAAGGTCGTCGCCTCTTTACGCCGCATAAAATACAACGGCATGTGCAGCCTCGAATTCGAAAAAGATATGAAAGATCCCCTTCCCGGAATAGCCGAATCAATAGGGTATTGGAAAGGGGTAACCGCATGCCGGATGTAA
- a CDS encoding PhzF family phenazine biosynthesis protein, producing the protein MTFYILDVFGNKRYSGNQLAVFMDSGRLNETEMQQIAREINFSETTFITSPDKTNGGYPVRIFTPGSEVAFAGHPTLGTAYILQKYIENGQSNSVSLNLKAGQIPVTTTGDLLWMKQNQPEFGDTVDADMMASMLKLKPGDINTRFPVQEVSTGLHFLIVPLTSLDAVKRSGINHEIYWKFIENSRAKGILVFSTEGREKGHGISSRVYVDYYGIPEDPATGSATGCLAAYLVNYSVFGSTQIEVTAGQGYEMGRPSELYIRAEKKHDEYDIFVGGKVFEVASGIWNANNNQHTL; encoded by the coding sequence ATGACATTTTATATCCTTGATGTTTTCGGAAATAAGCGATACAGCGGCAACCAGCTTGCTGTTTTTATGGATTCCGGACGGCTGAATGAAACAGAGATGCAACAAATTGCCCGGGAAATCAATTTTTCGGAAACTACATTTATCACATCACCTGATAAAACAAACGGTGGCTATCCCGTGAGGATATTTACTCCGGGCAGTGAGGTTGCCTTTGCCGGCCATCCTACTCTTGGCACAGCTTATATTCTTCAGAAATATATTGAGAATGGTCAGTCCAATTCAGTAAGCCTTAATTTGAAAGCCGGACAGATACCGGTGACCACTACCGGTGACCTTCTGTGGATGAAACAAAACCAGCCCGAATTCGGAGATACAGTTGACGCCGATATGATGGCTTCCATGCTCAAACTGAAACCAGGAGATATTAACACCCGATTCCCGGTACAGGAAGTTTCAACCGGTTTGCATTTTCTTATAGTTCCGCTTACCTCACTGGATGCGGTTAAGCGATCCGGAATCAATCACGAAATCTACTGGAAATTTATAGAGAACAGCAGGGCCAAGGGTATTCTCGTGTTTTCAACAGAGGGCAGGGAAAAAGGCCATGGAATTTCTTCAAGAGTATATGTCGATTATTACGGTATTCCTGAAGACCCGGCCACGGGCAGTGCAACAGGGTGCCTGGCTGCTTACCTGGTTAATTACTCGGTGTTTGGATCAACGCAAATTGAAGTAACAGCCGGCCAGGGCTATGAAATGGGCAGACCTTCCGAATTGTATATCAGGGCTGAGAAGAAGCACGACGAATACGATATTTTCGTTGGAGGAAAAGTGTTTGAAGTGGCTTCCGGAATCTGGAATGCAAATAATAACCAACATACTTTATGA